The following proteins come from a genomic window of Bos mutus isolate GX-2022 chromosome 23, NWIPB_WYAK_1.1, whole genome shotgun sequence:
- the H1-4 gene encoding histone H1.4: MSETAPAAPAAPAPAEKTPVKKKARKAAGAAKRKASGPPVSELITKAVAASKERSGVSLAALKKALAAAGYDVEKNNSRIKLGLKSLVSKGTLVQTKGTGASGSFKLNKKAATGEAKPKAKKAGAAKPKKPAGAAKKPKKATGAATPKKSAKKTPKKAKKPAAAAGAKKAKSPKKAKAAKPKKAPKSPAKAKAVKPKAAKPKTAKPKAAKPKKAAAKKK; the protein is encoded by the coding sequence ATGTCCGAGACTGCGCCCGCCGCGCCCGCTGCACCGGCCCCCGCCGAGAAGACGCCTGTGAAAAAGAAGGCCCGTAAGGCCGCAGGTGCTGCGAAGCGCAAGGCGTCTGGTCCCCCGGTGTCCGAGCTCATCACCAAGGCTGTCGCCGCCTCCAAGGAGCGCAGCGGCGTGTCTTTAGCTGCGCTCAAGAAGGCACTTGCGGCTGCCGGCTATGATGTGGAGAAGAATAACAGCCGCATCAAGCTGGGTCTCAAGAGCTTGGTGAGCAAGGGCACCCTAGTGCAGACGAAGGGCACTGGGGCTTCCGGCTCTTTCAAGCTCAACAAGAAGgcggccactggggaagccaagcCCAAAGCCAAAAAGGCGGGTGCGGCCAAGCCCAAGAAGCCCGCAGGAGCAGCTAAGAAGCCGAAGAAGGCTACTGGGGCGGCAACCCCCAAGAAGAGCGCCAAGAAGACCCCAAAGAAGGCGAAGAAGCCTGCTGCGGCTGCAGGAGCCAAAAAAGCAAAGAGTCCGAAAAAAGCGAAAGCAGCCAAGCCGAAGAAGGCGCCCAAGAGTCCAGCAAAGGCCAAAGCGGTGAAACCCAAGGCGGCTAAACCAAAGACCGCCAAACCCAAGGCAGCCAAGCCAAAGAAGGCGGCGGCCAAAAAGAAATAG
- the LOC102278875 gene encoding histone H2B type 1-M — MPEPTKSAPAPKKGSKKAVTKAQKKDGKKRKRSRKESYSVYVYKVLKQVHPDTGISSKAMGIMNSFVNDIFERIAGEASRLAHYNKRSTITSREIQTAVRLLLPGELAKHAVSEGTKAVTKYTSSK; from the coding sequence ATGCCTGAACCCACCAAGTCAGCTCCAGCCCCAAAGAAAGGCTCGAAGAAGGCGGTGACCAAGGCGCAGAAGAAAGATGGCAAGAAGCGCAAGCGCAGCCGCAAGGAGAGCTACTCCGTGTACgtgtacaaggtgctgaagcaGGTCCACCCGGACACCGGCATCTCGTCCAAGGCCATGGGCATCATGAATTCATTTGTCAACGACATCTTCGAGCGCATCGCGGGGGAGGCGTCGCGTCTGGCGCATTACAACAAGCGCTCGACCATCACATCTAGGGAGATCCAGACGGCCGTGCGCCTGCTGTTGCCCGGGGAGTTGGCCAAACACGCCGTGTCCGAGGGCAccaaggctgtcaccaagtacaCCAGCTCCAAGTAA
- the LOC102278316 gene encoding histone H2B type 1-C/E/F/G/I — protein MPEPAKSAPAPKKGSKKAVTKAQKKDGKKRKRSRKESYSVYVYKVLKQVHPDTGISSKAMGIMNSFVNDIFERIAGEASRLAHYNKRSTITSREIQTAVRLLLPGELAKHAVSEGTKAVTKYTSSK, from the coding sequence ATGCCGGAACCAGCCAAGTCCGCACCGGCCCCTAAGAAGGGCTCCAAAAAGGCGGTGACCAAGGCTCAGAAGAAGGATGGCAAGAAGCGCAAGCGCAGCCGCAAGGAGAGCTACTCCGTGTACgtgtacaaggtgctgaagcaGGTCCACCCGGACACCGGTATCTCGTCCAAAGCCATGGGAATCATGAATTCGTTCGTGAATGATATTTTCGAGCGCATCGCTGGCGAGGCATCGCGCCTGGCGCATTACAACAAGCGCTCGACCatcacatccagggagatccagaccgCCGTTCGCCTGCTGTTGCccggggagctggccaagcacgccGTGTCTGAGGGCAccaaggctgtcaccaagtacaCCAGCTCCAAGTAG
- the LOC102280563 gene encoding histone H4, whose amino-acid sequence MSGRGKGGKGLGKGGAKRHRKVLRDNIQGITKPAIRRLARRGGVKRISGLIYEETRGVLKVFLENVIRDAVTYTEHAKRKTVTAMDVVYALKRQGRTLYGFGG is encoded by the coding sequence ATGTCTGGACGCGGTAAAGGCGGAAAGGGGCTCGGAAAAGGTGGTGCTAAGCGCCATCGTAAAGTTCTGCGAGATAATATCCAGGGCATCACTAAGCCCGCCATTCGTCGCCTGGCCCGCCGTGGTGGTGTTAAACGGATTTCTGGGCTCATCTACGAGGAGACCCGCGGGGTGCTGAAGGTGTTCCTGGAGAACGTGATCCGGGACGCGGTCACCTACACCGAGCACGCCAAGCGCAAAACTGTCACCGCCATGGACGTGGTCTACGCGCTCAAGCGCCAGGGACGCACTCTCTACGGCTTCGGCGGTTAA
- the LOC102277758 gene encoding histone H1.4: MSETVPAAPPAPSPAEKTPVKKKARKSTSAPKRKAAGPSVSDLITKAVAASKERSGVSLAALKKALAAAGYDVEKNNSRIKLGLKSLVSKGTLVQTKGTGASGSFKLNKKAATGEAKPKAKKAGAAKPKKAAGAAKKPKKSTGAATPKKTAKTTLKKVKPATGAKKVAKSPKKVKTAKPKAAKSPVKAKVNKPKVAKPKAVQPKKATPKK, translated from the coding sequence ATGTCTGAAACTGTACCTGCCGcgcctcctgctccttctcctgcGGAGAAGACACCGGTGAAGAAAAAGGCGCGCAAGTCCACCAGTGCCCCGAAGCGCAAGGCCGCTGGGCCCTCGGTGTCCGACCTCATCACCAAGGCTGTCGCCGCCTCCAAGGAACGCAGCGGCGTGTCTCTGGCTGCGCTCAAGAAAGCACTGGCGGCCGCCGGCTACGATGTGGAGAAGAACAACAGCCGCATCAAGCTGGGTCTCAAGAGCTTGGTGAGCAAGGGCACCCTGGTGCAGACCAAGGGCACCGGGGCTTCCGGCTCTTTCAAACTCAACAAGAAGGCGGCCACCGGGGAGGCCAAGCCCAAGGCGAAGAAGGCGGGCGCGGCCAAGCCCAAGAAGGCTGCCGGGGCGGCTAAGAAGCCCAAGAAATCCACGGGTGCGGCCACCCCGAAGAAAACCGCTAAGACGACCTTGAAGAAGGTGAAGCCTGCTACTGGGGCGAAGAAAGTGGCCAAAAGCCCGAAAAAGGTGAAGACAGCTAAGCCCAAGGCGGCCAAGAGTCCAGTCAAGGCTAAAGTTAATAAGCCCAAGGTAGCCAAGCCTAAAGCGGTCCAGCCTAAAAAGGCGACCCCCAAAAAGTAG
- the LOC102270329 gene encoding histone H3.1: protein MARTKQTARKSTGGKAPRKQLATKAARKSAPATGGVKKPHRYRPGTVALREIRRYQKSTELLIRKLPFQRLVREIAQDFKTDLRFQSSAVMALQEACEAYLVGLFEDTNLCAIHAKRVTIMPKDIQLARRIRGERA, encoded by the coding sequence ATGGCTCGCACTAAGCAGACCGCTCGCAAGTCCACCGGCGGCAAGGCGCCACGTAAGCAGCTGGCCACCAAGGCGGCCCGCAAGAGCGCGCCGGCCACCGGCGGCGTGAAGAAGCCGCACCGCTACCGCCCCGGCACGGTGGCCCTGCGCGAGATCCGCCGCTACCAGAAGTCCACGGAGCTGCTGATCCGTAAGCTGCCGTTCCAGCGGCTGGTGCGCGAGATCGCGCAGGACTTCAAGACCGACCTGCGCTTCCAGAGCTCGGCGGTGATGGCGCTGCAGGAGGCGTGCGAGGCCTACCTGGTGGGGCTCTTCGAGGACACCAACCTGTGTGCCATCCACGCCAAGCGCGTCACCATCATGCCCAAGGACATCCAGCTTGCCCGCCGCATCCGCGGGGAGAGGGCCTAG
- the LOC102278043 gene encoding histone H2A type 1, producing MSGRGKQGGKARAKAKTRSSRAGLQFPVGRVHRLLRKGNYAERVGAGAPVYLAAVLEYLTAEILELAGNAARDNKKTRIIPRHLQLAIRNDEELNKLLGKVTIAQGGVLPNIQAVLLPKKTESHHKAKGK from the coding sequence ATGTCTGGACGGGGAAAACAAGGTGGCAAGGCTCGAGCTAAGGCCAAGACCCGCTCTTCGCGGGCCGGACTTCAGTTTCCCGTGGGCCGAGTGCATCGTCTGCTTCGCAAAGGGAACTATGCCGAGCGGGTCGGGGCGGGGGCACCGGTGTATCTGGCGGCCGTGCTGGAGTACTTGACGGCCGAGATCCTGGAGCTGGCGGGCAACGCGGCCCGGGACAACAAGAAGACCCGCATCATCCCGCGTCACTTGCAGCTGGCCATCCGCAACGACGAGGAGCTCAACAAGCTGCTGGGCAAAGTCACTATCGCTCAGGGCGGCGTCCTCCCCAACATCCAGGCGGTGCTGCTCCCTAAGAAGACCGAGAGTCACCATAAGGCCAAGGGCAAGTAA
- the LOC102285507 gene encoding histone H2B type 1-C/E/F/G/I yields the protein MPEPAKSAPAPKKGSKKAVTKAQKKDGKKRKRSRKESYSVYVYKVLKQVHPDTGISSKAMGIMNSFVNDIFERIAGEASRLAHYNKRSTITSREIQTAVRLLLPGELAKHAVSEGTKAVTKYTSSK from the coding sequence ATGCCTGAACCAGCTAAGTCCGCTCCTGCTCCTAAAAAGGGCTCTAAAAAGGCGGTGACTAAGGCCCAGAAGAAGGATGGCAAGAAGCGCAAGCGTAGCCGCAAGGAGAGCTACTCAGTGTACgtgtacaaggtgctgaagcaagtCCATCCGGATACCGGCATCTCTTCCAAGGCTATGggcatcatgaactccttcgtcAACGACATCTTTGAGCGCATCGCGGGCGAGGCGTCTCGCCTGGCACATTACAACAAGCGTTCGACTATTacatccagggagatccagaccgCAGTGCGTCTGCTGCTGCccggggagctggccaagcatgCGGTGTCTGAGGGCAccaaggctgtcaccaagtacaCCAGCTCCAAGTGA